The Limanda limanda chromosome 13, fLimLim1.1, whole genome shotgun sequence genome has a window encoding:
- the dcaf8 gene encoding DDB1- and CUL4-associated factor 8 isoform X2 → MAEGDGKPTALNGSSEDKEPGGGDQHKEGDASGSNEGQTQASSQDAPKETGEASGDKPTPGVEGETGTNGEEEEEDTDSMDGSGRYSLTEDGERESEGGRHERAKDKDGRKRAARKRNRPGGGNNHSSSSDEDDDEDEEEHKDDDEEDDDDDDDDDEAMEAWMGAELCELRGPIWRSVPSLLSREIGRDSHQFVRRVCAARGLVQRLELQGRLEKHTGCVNTLHFNPSGTRLASGSDDLRVVIWNWAIRHPVLEFDSGHKSNVFQAKFLPHSGDSTLAMCARDGQIRVAELSATQRCKNTKRVAQHKGAAHKLALEPDSPCSFLSAGEDAVVFGIDLRLDRPANKLAVVKEGDKKVGLYTIYVNPAKTQQFAVGGRDQYVRIYDQRKINENDNNGVLKKFCPSHLVSSESKTNITCLVYSHDGTELLVSYNDEDIYLFDANHSDGADYIRRYKGHRNNATVKGVNFYGPSSEFVVSGSDCGHIYLWDKNSARIVQFMEGDRGGVVNCLEPHPHLPGMATSGLDHDIKLWAPTAESPTGLKGLKEVMKKNKRDRDEDSVRHGDQYDTQLLWFLMRHMRNRRPTRTRREGADPDSDESWSSPDSSDEEEGGPDHVQCMSS, encoded by the exons ATGGCCGAGGGTGACGGCAAACCCACTGCGCTGAACG GTTCCTCTGAGGACAAGGAGCCCGGAGGAGGAGATCAACACAAGGAGGGAGATGCCTCCGGAAGCAATGAAGGACAAACACAGGCTTCTTCTCAAGATG CTCCCAAGGAAACAGGCGAGGCGTCTGGAGACAAGCCTACGCCAGGTGTGGAAGGAGAGACGGGCACAAAtggcgaggaggaagaggaagacacagacagcatgGATGGCAGCGGCCGCTACTCCCTGACCGAGGAcggggaaagagagagtgagggaggcaGACACGAGAGGGCAAAGGACAAAGACGGTCGTAAAAGGGCAGCAAGAAAGAGAAATAGACCCGGCGGTGGCAACAACCACTCCTCCAGCTCGGACGAGGATGACGACGAGGACGAAGAGGAACATAAAGATGATGACGAGGAggacgatgatgatgacgacgacGACGATGAGGCCATGGAAGCGTGGATGGGAGCAGAGCTCTGTGAACTTCGTGGGCCTATTTGGCGGTCTGTGCCCTCACTGCTCTCCAGGGAGATCGGCCGGGACTCGCACCAGTTTGTGCGTCGTGTGTGCGCCGCCCGAGGCCTGGTGCAGCGGCTGGAGCTGCAGGGTCGCCTGGAGAAGCACACGGGCTGCGTCAACACGCTGCACTTCAACCCCTCGGGCACTCGCCTGGCGTCGGGCAGCGACGACCTGCGGGTTGTGATCTGGAACTGGGCCATCCGCCACCCGGTGCTGGAGTTTGACAGCGGTCACAAGAGCAACGTCTTTCAG GCCAAGTTCCTGCCTCACAGCGGAGACTCCACGCTGGCCATGTGTGCTCGGGACGGTCAGATCCGAGTGGCCGAGCTGTCGGCCACGCAGCGCTGCAAGAACACCAAACGGGTGGCCCAGCACAAAGGGGCAGCACACAAG ctGGCCCTCGAGCCAGACTCGCCCTGCTCTTTCCTGTCTGCCGGAGAGGACGCTGTGGTGTTTGGAATCGACCTGCGTCTCGACCGACCTGCCAA TAAACTGGCGGTTGTAAAGGAGGGAGATAAAAAAGTTGGTCTGTACACCATCTACGTCAACCCAGCAAAGACACAACAGTTTGCTGTGGGCGGGAGGGATCAGTACGTCAG GATCTATGACCAGAGGAAGATTAACGAGAACGATAACAATGGCGTACTCAAAAAGTTTTGTCCTTCACATTTGGTTTCCAGCGAGTCCAAAACCAACATAACCTGCCTGGTGTACAGTCACGATGGCACAG AGCTCCTGGTCAGTTACAACGATGAGGACATTTACCTGTTTGACGCCAACCACAGCGACGGCGCCGACTACATCAGGAGATACAAGGGACACCGCAACAACGCCACAG TGAAGGGAGTGAACTTCTACGGGCCGAGCAGCGAGTTCGTGGTCAGCGGCAGCGACTGCGGCCACATCTACCTGTGGGACAAGAACTCTGCACGGATCGTCCAGTTCATGGAGGGAGACCGAGGAGGAGTG GTGAACTGTTTGGAGCCTCATCCCCATTTGCCTGGTATGGCCACCAGTGGGTTGGACCACGACATCAAACTGTGGGCCCCCACGGCGGAAAGTCCCACAGGACTCAAGGGTCTCAAGGAG GTGATGAAGAAGAACAAGCGGGATCGCGATGAAGACAGCGTGCGCCACGGCGACCAGTACGACACCCAGCTGCTGTGGTTCCTAATGAGACACATGAGGAACAGACGGCCCACGAGG ACTCGTCGTGAGGGCGCGGACCCCGACTCAGACGAGTCCTGGAGCTCTCCAGATTcctctgatgaagaggagggaggtccAGACCATGTCCAGTGCATGTCCTCCTga
- the dcaf8 gene encoding DDB1- and CUL4-associated factor 8 isoform X1: MAEGDGKPTALNVGSSEDKEPGGGDQHKEGDASGSNEGQTQASSQDAPKETGEASGDKPTPGVEGETGTNGEEEEEDTDSMDGSGRYSLTEDGERESEGGRHERAKDKDGRKRAARKRNRPGGGNNHSSSSDEDDDEDEEEHKDDDEEDDDDDDDDDEAMEAWMGAELCELRGPIWRSVPSLLSREIGRDSHQFVRRVCAARGLVQRLELQGRLEKHTGCVNTLHFNPSGTRLASGSDDLRVVIWNWAIRHPVLEFDSGHKSNVFQAKFLPHSGDSTLAMCARDGQIRVAELSATQRCKNTKRVAQHKGAAHKLALEPDSPCSFLSAGEDAVVFGIDLRLDRPANKLAVVKEGDKKVGLYTIYVNPAKTQQFAVGGRDQYVRIYDQRKINENDNNGVLKKFCPSHLVSSESKTNITCLVYSHDGTELLVSYNDEDIYLFDANHSDGADYIRRYKGHRNNATVKGVNFYGPSSEFVVSGSDCGHIYLWDKNSARIVQFMEGDRGGVVNCLEPHPHLPGMATSGLDHDIKLWAPTAESPTGLKGLKEVMKKNKRDRDEDSVRHGDQYDTQLLWFLMRHMRNRRPTRTRREGADPDSDESWSSPDSSDEEEGGPDHVQCMSS; this comes from the exons ATGGCCGAGGGTGACGGCAAACCCACTGCGCTGAACG TAGGTTCCTCTGAGGACAAGGAGCCCGGAGGAGGAGATCAACACAAGGAGGGAGATGCCTCCGGAAGCAATGAAGGACAAACACAGGCTTCTTCTCAAGATG CTCCCAAGGAAACAGGCGAGGCGTCTGGAGACAAGCCTACGCCAGGTGTGGAAGGAGAGACGGGCACAAAtggcgaggaggaagaggaagacacagacagcatgGATGGCAGCGGCCGCTACTCCCTGACCGAGGAcggggaaagagagagtgagggaggcaGACACGAGAGGGCAAAGGACAAAGACGGTCGTAAAAGGGCAGCAAGAAAGAGAAATAGACCCGGCGGTGGCAACAACCACTCCTCCAGCTCGGACGAGGATGACGACGAGGACGAAGAGGAACATAAAGATGATGACGAGGAggacgatgatgatgacgacgacGACGATGAGGCCATGGAAGCGTGGATGGGAGCAGAGCTCTGTGAACTTCGTGGGCCTATTTGGCGGTCTGTGCCCTCACTGCTCTCCAGGGAGATCGGCCGGGACTCGCACCAGTTTGTGCGTCGTGTGTGCGCCGCCCGAGGCCTGGTGCAGCGGCTGGAGCTGCAGGGTCGCCTGGAGAAGCACACGGGCTGCGTCAACACGCTGCACTTCAACCCCTCGGGCACTCGCCTGGCGTCGGGCAGCGACGACCTGCGGGTTGTGATCTGGAACTGGGCCATCCGCCACCCGGTGCTGGAGTTTGACAGCGGTCACAAGAGCAACGTCTTTCAG GCCAAGTTCCTGCCTCACAGCGGAGACTCCACGCTGGCCATGTGTGCTCGGGACGGTCAGATCCGAGTGGCCGAGCTGTCGGCCACGCAGCGCTGCAAGAACACCAAACGGGTGGCCCAGCACAAAGGGGCAGCACACAAG ctGGCCCTCGAGCCAGACTCGCCCTGCTCTTTCCTGTCTGCCGGAGAGGACGCTGTGGTGTTTGGAATCGACCTGCGTCTCGACCGACCTGCCAA TAAACTGGCGGTTGTAAAGGAGGGAGATAAAAAAGTTGGTCTGTACACCATCTACGTCAACCCAGCAAAGACACAACAGTTTGCTGTGGGCGGGAGGGATCAGTACGTCAG GATCTATGACCAGAGGAAGATTAACGAGAACGATAACAATGGCGTACTCAAAAAGTTTTGTCCTTCACATTTGGTTTCCAGCGAGTCCAAAACCAACATAACCTGCCTGGTGTACAGTCACGATGGCACAG AGCTCCTGGTCAGTTACAACGATGAGGACATTTACCTGTTTGACGCCAACCACAGCGACGGCGCCGACTACATCAGGAGATACAAGGGACACCGCAACAACGCCACAG TGAAGGGAGTGAACTTCTACGGGCCGAGCAGCGAGTTCGTGGTCAGCGGCAGCGACTGCGGCCACATCTACCTGTGGGACAAGAACTCTGCACGGATCGTCCAGTTCATGGAGGGAGACCGAGGAGGAGTG GTGAACTGTTTGGAGCCTCATCCCCATTTGCCTGGTATGGCCACCAGTGGGTTGGACCACGACATCAAACTGTGGGCCCCCACGGCGGAAAGTCCCACAGGACTCAAGGGTCTCAAGGAG GTGATGAAGAAGAACAAGCGGGATCGCGATGAAGACAGCGTGCGCCACGGCGACCAGTACGACACCCAGCTGCTGTGGTTCCTAATGAGACACATGAGGAACAGACGGCCCACGAGG ACTCGTCGTGAGGGCGCGGACCCCGACTCAGACGAGTCCTGGAGCTCTCCAGATTcctctgatgaagaggagggaggtccAGACCATGTCCAGTGCATGTCCTCCTga